In a single window of the Serratia quinivorans genome:
- the dedA gene encoding SNARE associated Golgi protein, with the protein MDIIKFVIDFILHIDVHLAELVAQYGMWVYAILFLILFCETGLVVTPFLPGDSLLFVAGALAALPTNDLNVHTMVALMIGAAILGDAVNYTIGRLFGEKLFSNPNSKIFRRSYLDKTHQFYEKHGGKTIILARFVPIVRTFAPFVAGMGHMSYRHFAAYNVIGALVWVLLFTYAGYLFGDLPIVQENLKLLIVAIIIVSILPGIIEIWRHKRAAARQQKQ; encoded by the coding sequence ATGGACATCATCAAGTTTGTAATTGATTTTATTTTGCATATTGACGTGCATCTGGCCGAACTGGTGGCGCAATACGGTATGTGGGTGTACGCCATTTTGTTCCTGATCCTGTTTTGCGAAACCGGGTTGGTGGTGACGCCGTTCCTGCCGGGTGATTCTCTGCTGTTTGTTGCCGGTGCGCTGGCGGCCTTGCCGACCAACGATCTGAATGTACATACCATGGTTGCATTGATGATAGGCGCGGCGATACTGGGCGATGCGGTGAACTACACCATTGGCCGGCTGTTCGGGGAAAAGCTGTTCAGTAACCCGAATTCGAAAATTTTCCGCCGTAGCTACCTGGATAAAACCCACCAGTTTTATGAAAAACACGGCGGGAAAACGATTATTCTGGCGCGATTTGTGCCGATCGTGCGTACTTTTGCGCCGTTCGTCGCCGGTATGGGGCATATGTCCTATCGCCATTTTGCAGCCTACAACGTGATTGGTGCACTGGTTTGGGTGCTGCTCTTCACTTATGCTGGCTACCTCTTCGGCGATCTGCCGATCGTGCAGGAAAACCTGAAACTGTTGATCGTGGCTATCATCATTGTTTCAATTCTGCCGGGCATCATTGAAATTTGGCGCCATAAGCGCGCGGCTGCCCGCCAGCAAAAACAGTAA
- the pad1 gene encoding Probable aromatic acid decarboxylase, which translates to MKRLIIGISGASGAIYGVRLLQVLRDVAEVETHLVMSNAARQTLSLETDLSLREVQALADVVHDSRDIGASISSGSFKTAGMVILPCSIKTLSGIANSYSDGLLTRAADVVLKERRRLVLCVRETPLHIGHLRLMTQAAEMGAVIMPPVPAFYHRPASVEDIIDQTVNRVVDQFDIELPQDLFARWQGAN; encoded by the coding sequence ATGAAACGACTCATCATCGGTATTTCCGGCGCCAGCGGCGCAATCTATGGCGTGCGCCTGCTACAGGTATTGCGTGACGTCGCAGAGGTGGAAACCCATTTGGTGATGAGTAATGCGGCGCGACAGACGCTGTCGCTGGAAACCGATCTCAGCCTGCGTGAAGTGCAGGCGCTGGCCGATGTGGTGCATGACTCGCGCGATATTGGTGCCAGCATTTCTTCCGGCTCGTTCAAAACGGCCGGTATGGTGATTTTGCCCTGTTCAATCAAAACATTATCCGGTATTGCCAATAGCTACAGCGACGGTCTGCTGACGCGTGCCGCAGACGTGGTGCTGAAAGAGCGCCGCCGGCTGGTGCTGTGCGTGCGCGAAACCCCGTTGCATATCGGCCATCTGCGTCTGATGACCCAGGCGGCGGAAATGGGCGCGGTGATTATGCCGCCGGTACCGGCGTTTTATCATCGTCCTGCCAGCGTAGAAGACATCATCGATCAAACGGTAAACCGGGTGGTCGATCAGTTTGACATTGAATTACCGCAAGATTTATTTGCCCGCTGGCAAGGTGCCAATTAA
- the usg gene encoding USG-1 protein: MSDGWNIALLGATGAVGEALLELLQERQFPVGELYPLASERSAGATVRFNGKSVLVQNAEEFDWSQAQLAFFVAGTEASARYAEEAGNMGCLVIDTSGLFALEPDVPLVVPGVNPQVLADYRNRNIVAVADSMVSQLLTAIKPLTEQAGLSRLHVTTLMSVSARGKVAVDDLAGQSARLLNGIPAEAGVFAKQLAFNLLPLLADEQGSVREERLIVDQVRKVLQDEGLPISVSCVQSPVFYGHAQVVHLEALRPMSAEEARSELEQVDDIQLSEEDDYPTQVTEASGSDALSVGCLRNDYGIPEILQFWSVADNVRFGGALMAIETAERLVQEQMY; encoded by the coding sequence ATGTCTGACGGCTGGAATATCGCTCTGCTTGGCGCCACTGGCGCGGTAGGTGAAGCGTTGCTGGAATTATTACAGGAACGCCAGTTCCCGGTGGGCGAACTCTATCCATTGGCAAGTGAACGCAGCGCCGGTGCCACGGTGCGCTTCAACGGCAAATCGGTACTGGTGCAAAACGCGGAAGAATTTGACTGGTCACAGGCGCAGTTGGCGTTCTTCGTTGCCGGAACCGAGGCTTCGGCCCGCTACGCGGAAGAAGCCGGCAACATGGGCTGCCTGGTGATCGACACCAGCGGCCTGTTTGCGCTGGAGCCGGACGTGCCGCTGGTGGTTCCTGGGGTGAACCCACAGGTGCTGGCGGATTACCGTAACCGCAATATCGTTGCCGTGGCCGACAGCATGGTTAGCCAACTGCTGACCGCGATCAAACCGCTGACCGAACAGGCCGGGCTTTCCCGTCTGCACGTCACTACCCTGATGTCGGTATCGGCACGCGGCAAAGTGGCGGTCGACGATCTGGCCGGTCAAAGTGCGCGCCTGCTGAACGGCATTCCGGCTGAAGCGGGGGTTTTCGCCAAGCAGTTGGCGTTCAACCTGTTGCCGTTGCTGGCCGACGAACAGGGCAGCGTGCGCGAAGAGCGTTTGATTGTCGATCAGGTGCGTAAAGTGCTGCAGGACGAAGGGCTGCCGATTTCCGTTAGCTGTGTGCAGTCGCCGGTATTCTACGGCCATGCGCAGGTGGTTCACCTGGAGGCGTTGCGCCCGATGTCTGCGGAAGAAGCGCGCAGCGAGCTGGAGCAGGTGGATGATATCCAACTGAGCGAAGAAGACGACTACCCGACCCAGGTGACGGAAGCCTCTGGCAGCGATGCGCTGAGCGTTGGCTGTTTGCGTAATGACTATGGTATTCCGGAAATCCTGCAGTTCTGGTCGGTGGCCGACAACGTGCGTTTCGGCGGCGCGCTGATGGCGATCGAAACCGCAGAACGTCTGGTGCAGGAGCAGATGTACTGA
- the accD gene encoding Acetyl-coenzyme A carboxylase carboxyl transferase subunit beta yields MSWIERILNKSNITQTRKASIPEGVWTKCDSCGQVLYRAELERNLEVCPKCDHHMRMTARMRLHTLLDEGSEVELGSELEPKDVLKFKDSKKYKDRLVAAQKATGEKDALVVMKGTLYGMPIVAASFEFAFIGGSMSSVVGARFVRAVEQALEDNCPLVCFSASGGARMQEALMSLMQMAKTSAALAKLQERGLPYISVLTDPTMGGVSASLAMLGDINIAEPKALIGFAGPRVIEQTVREKLPPGFQRSEFLIEKGAIDMIVRRPEMRQTLASILSKLTNQPQPHFDEAAPVSEQENQADA; encoded by the coding sequence ATGAGCTGGATTGAACGAATTCTTAACAAGAGCAACATCACCCAAACCCGCAAGGCAAGTATTCCTGAAGGGGTCTGGACTAAATGCGATAGCTGCGGCCAGGTTCTCTACCGCGCCGAGCTGGAGCGTAATCTGGAAGTGTGCCCAAAATGCGACCACCACATGCGCATGACTGCGCGTATGCGTCTGCATACTCTGCTGGATGAAGGCAGTGAAGTGGAGCTGGGCAGCGAACTGGAGCCGAAAGACGTTCTGAAGTTCAAGGATTCCAAAAAGTATAAAGACCGCCTGGTTGCCGCACAGAAAGCGACCGGTGAAAAAGACGCGCTGGTAGTAATGAAAGGCACGCTGTACGGCATGCCGATTGTCGCTGCTTCGTTCGAGTTCGCCTTTATCGGCGGTTCCATGTCGTCCGTGGTCGGCGCGCGCTTTGTGCGTGCGGTTGAGCAGGCGCTGGAAGACAACTGTCCGCTGGTGTGTTTCTCAGCCAGTGGCGGTGCCCGTATGCAGGAAGCGCTGATGTCGCTGATGCAGATGGCGAAAACCAGTGCCGCACTGGCGAAACTGCAGGAGCGTGGTCTGCCGTACATTTCGGTACTGACCGACCCGACCATGGGTGGCGTTTCCGCCAGTCTGGCGATGCTGGGTGATATCAATATTGCCGAGCCGAAAGCGCTGATCGGCTTTGCCGGCCCACGCGTTATCGAACAGACTGTGCGTGAAAAACTGCCGCCGGGCTTCCAGCGCAGTGAGTTCCTGATTGAAAAAGGCGCGATCGACATGATCGTACGCCGTCCGGAAATGCGTCAGACCCTGGCGAGTATCCTTTCCAAGCTGACCAACCAGCCGCAGCCGCATTTCGATGAGGCCGCGCCGGTGTCCGAGCAGGAAAATCAGGCCGACGCCTGA
- the truA gene encoding tRNA pseudouridine synthase A encodes MYEVVLPTQPTLKIALGIEYDGSQYYGWQRQQEVASVQACLEQALSKVADAPINVLCAGRTDAGVHATGQVVHFETTAQRKDAAWTMGVNTHLPPDIAVRWVTGVNEDFHARFSATARRYRYIIYNHRYRPAVLQQGMTHFYHPLDAERMERAAQALLGENDFTSFRAVQCQSRTPWRNVKHVKVTRYGEYIVVDIKANAFVHHMVRNIVGSLMEIGCGNQDENWMAELLALKDRNLAAATARADGLYLVSVDYPEHFAIPRPAMGPLFLPDD; translated from the coding sequence ATGTATGAAGTTGTCTTGCCCACCCAGCCGACGTTGAAAATCGCGCTGGGGATTGAATATGACGGCAGCCAGTATTACGGCTGGCAGCGTCAGCAGGAAGTCGCCAGCGTGCAGGCCTGTCTGGAACAGGCGTTGAGCAAGGTAGCGGATGCGCCGATCAACGTGTTGTGCGCCGGACGTACCGACGCCGGAGTGCATGCCACCGGTCAGGTGGTGCATTTCGAAACTACCGCGCAACGCAAGGACGCGGCCTGGACGATGGGCGTCAACACCCATCTGCCGCCGGATATCGCCGTGCGTTGGGTGACTGGCGTGAATGAAGATTTTCATGCCCGTTTCAGCGCGACTGCGCGTCGGTATCGCTACATTATTTATAACCATCGCTATCGTCCGGCGGTATTGCAGCAGGGAATGACCCACTTTTATCACCCGCTGGATGCCGAACGGATGGAAAGGGCGGCGCAGGCGCTGCTGGGCGAGAACGACTTTACTTCGTTCCGCGCCGTGCAATGTCAGTCACGCACGCCGTGGCGTAACGTAAAACACGTTAAGGTTACGCGCTATGGCGAATATATTGTGGTAGATATCAAGGCGAATGCCTTTGTGCATCATATGGTTCGCAACATTGTCGGTAGCCTGATGGAAATTGGCTGCGGCAATCAGGATGAGAACTGGATGGCCGAATTACTGGCGCTGAAGGATCGTAATCTGGCTGCGGCGACGGCGCGGGCCGACGGGTTATACCTGGTTAGCGTTGATTACCCTGAGCACTTTGCCATACCCCGGCCGGCAATGGGGCCACTGTTTTTACCCGACGACTAA
- the hisJ gene encoding Histidine-binding periplasmic protein precursor has translation MHPLNPKNAKGELVGFDIDLAKELCKRINTKCTFVESDFDALIPSLKAKKIDAIISSLSITEKRQQEIAFTDKLYAANARLIAPKGSKLLPTVDALKGKSVGVLQGTTQEAYANAMWQPKGITVVPYQNQDLVYADLASGRIDAAFQDEVAGSDGFLKQPPGKDYAFAGESVKDDKFFGVGTGMGLRKTDTELKAALDKAFAEMRKDGTYDKYAKKYFDFDVYGG, from the coding sequence ATGCACCCTTTGAATCCAAAAAATGCCAAGGGCGAGTTGGTCGGTTTTGATATCGATCTGGCCAAAGAGTTGTGCAAACGCATAAATACTAAATGTACCTTTGTGGAAAGCGATTTCGACGCGCTGATCCCGTCCCTGAAGGCGAAGAAAATTGACGCCATCATCTCTTCTCTGTCGATCACCGAAAAACGCCAGCAGGAAATTGCCTTCACCGACAAGCTGTATGCCGCTAACGCCCGCCTGATCGCGCCGAAAGGTTCCAAGCTGCTGCCTACCGTAGATGCGCTGAAAGGCAAGAGCGTCGGCGTGCTGCAGGGGACGACCCAGGAAGCCTATGCCAATGCCATGTGGCAGCCTAAGGGCATCACCGTCGTGCCTTATCAGAACCAGGATCTGGTGTATGCCGACCTGGCATCCGGCCGTATCGATGCGGCCTTCCAGGACGAAGTGGCGGGCAGCGATGGCTTCCTGAAACAGCCTCCAGGCAAGGATTATGCTTTTGCCGGTGAATCGGTGAAGGATGATAAATTCTTCGGCGTGGGGACCGGCATGGGCCTGCGCAAGACCGATACCGAGCTGAAGGCGGCGCTGGATAAAGCCTTTGCCGAAATGCGCAAAGACGGCACTTACGACAAGTATGCGAAGAAATATTTCGACTTTGACGTCTACGGCGGTTAA
- the argT_2 gene encoding Lysine-arginine-ornithine-binding periplasmic protein precursor, whose amino-acid sequence MKKLVKVLPLVLALSAASSAFAAVPSTLKIGTDPTYAPFESKKCQGRVGRF is encoded by the coding sequence ATGAAAAAGCTGGTTAAGGTTCTTCCTTTAGTCTTGGCTTTAAGCGCGGCAAGCAGCGCATTTGCCGCAGTACCATCAACGCTGAAGATCGGCACCGATCCGACCTATGCACCCTTTGAATCCAAAAAATGCCAAGGGCGAGTTGGTCGGTTTTGA
- a CDS encoding cell division protein DedD, whose translation MASKFQNRLVGTVILVALGVIILPGLLDGKKKHYEDEFAAIPLVPKAGDVEENDVVPPVSQPLPAQPPEGAGALVEQQAANEAAAQQAVRQPTQQPTLVTPPVESRPQPTPQPQVKPKPVETKPVEVKPKPVPQPKPVETKPVVKPEPTPVPKPEPAPVQKPAEEKAPAGQAYVVQLGALKNAAKVNEVVASLRLSGYRAFTVPSTPVQGQITRIYVGPDASKQKLQSSLSALNSISGLSGQVKPYGVR comes from the coding sequence GTGGCAAGTAAATTTCAAAACCGATTGGTCGGTACCGTGATTTTGGTCGCGCTGGGGGTGATTATCCTGCCAGGGCTGCTGGACGGTAAAAAGAAACATTATGAAGACGAATTCGCCGCCATTCCGTTGGTGCCGAAGGCCGGTGATGTGGAAGAAAACGACGTGGTGCCACCGGTAAGCCAACCGCTACCGGCACAGCCGCCGGAAGGCGCGGGCGCACTGGTTGAGCAGCAGGCGGCCAATGAGGCAGCAGCGCAGCAGGCAGTTCGCCAACCGACGCAGCAGCCGACGCTGGTGACCCCGCCGGTCGAATCCCGTCCACAACCGACGCCGCAGCCGCAGGTGAAGCCTAAACCGGTAGAAACCAAACCGGTGGAAGTGAAACCAAAACCGGTACCACAACCGAAACCGGTGGAGACGAAGCCGGTGGTGAAACCTGAGCCAACGCCAGTACCCAAGCCTGAGCCTGCACCCGTGCAGAAACCGGCGGAAGAGAAAGCGCCGGCAGGGCAGGCTTATGTGGTGCAGCTCGGTGCGCTGAAGAACGCCGCCAAGGTGAACGAGGTGGTGGCATCGCTCAGGCTGTCCGGTTACCGTGCCTTTACCGTGCCATCAACGCCGGTACAGGGCCAGATCACCCGGATCTACGTCGGCCCGGATGCCTCAAAACAGAAGCTGCAGTCTTCTCTGTCCGCGTTGAACTCGATCAGTGGTTTGAGCGGTCAGGTGAAGCCATACGGCGTACGTTAA
- the folC gene encoding Bifunctional protein folC: MQNHQIPQATSPLSSWLFYLERLHSQAIELGLERVQRVAAHLDLLTPAPTVFTVAGTNGKGTTCRTLETILMAAGLRVGVYSSPHLVRYTERVRIQGDELSEAEHCRSFAAIEAGRGETSLTYFEFGTLSALQLFKQAKLDVVILEVGLGGRLDATNIVDPSVAVVTSIALDHTDWLGNDRESIGREKAGIFRSGKPAVVGEPDMPATIGQVAETLGAQLYRRGDAWSFSEQGERWQWQGGGTLLTDLPMPNVPLANAATALAALHFSALEIDERAIFTGLQQATLPGRFQIVRRDPMLILDVAHNPHAAGYLAGRLATLPRNGGKVRAVVGMLSDKDIAGTLACLSEQVDEWYCAPLDGPRGASVELLAQYLTEPRQFADVETAWRQAMQDADIQDIVIVCGSFHTVAQVMAALDERGV, encoded by the coding sequence ATGCAAAACCACCAAATTCCCCAAGCCACGTCGCCATTGAGCTCGTGGCTTTTCTATCTGGAACGTCTGCACAGCCAGGCGATCGAACTCGGCCTGGAACGCGTACAGCGCGTTGCGGCGCATCTTGATTTACTCACTCCTGCACCGACGGTATTTACCGTAGCCGGGACCAATGGCAAAGGCACCACCTGTCGCACCCTGGAAACCATCCTGATGGCGGCCGGTTTGCGCGTTGGCGTCTACAGCTCGCCGCACCTGGTGCGTTATACCGAGCGGGTGCGCATTCAGGGCGATGAACTGAGTGAGGCCGAACACTGCCGCTCGTTCGCCGCCATTGAAGCGGGCCGGGGCGAAACTTCACTGACTTACTTCGAATTTGGCACCCTGTCGGCGCTGCAACTGTTCAAACAGGCTAAGCTTGACGTGGTGATCCTGGAAGTCGGGCTGGGTGGCCGCCTGGATGCGACCAACATCGTCGATCCGAGCGTGGCAGTGGTGACCAGCATTGCGCTGGATCATACCGACTGGCTGGGCAACGATCGCGAAAGCATTGGCCGTGAAAAGGCCGGGATCTTCCGCAGCGGCAAACCGGCGGTGGTGGGGGAACCGGATATGCCGGCCACCATTGGGCAGGTGGCGGAAACGCTGGGTGCCCAACTGTATCGCCGCGGCGATGCCTGGAGCTTCAGCGAACAGGGCGAACGCTGGCAGTGGCAAGGCGGCGGTACCTTGCTGACCGATTTGCCGATGCCCAACGTACCGTTAGCCAATGCGGCGACGGCACTGGCTGCGCTGCATTTTTCTGCGTTGGAAATTGATGAGCGTGCAATCTTCACCGGCTTGCAGCAGGCGACATTACCTGGACGTTTCCAGATTGTGCGACGCGATCCGATGCTGATCCTCGACGTGGCGCATAATCCCCACGCGGCAGGTTACCTGGCCGGGCGTCTGGCGACCTTACCGCGCAATGGCGGCAAAGTGCGAGCGGTGGTGGGGATGTTGTCGGATAAAGACATCGCCGGCACCCTGGCCTGTTTGAGTGAGCAGGTCGATGAGTGGTATTGCGCGCCGCTGGACGGGCCGCGCGGGGCCAGCGTCGAACTGTTGGCGCAATATTTGACGGAACCGCGGCAGTTTGCCGATGTCGAAACTGCCTGGCGTCAGGCTATGCAGGACGCAGATATTCAGGATATTGTGATCGTCTGTGGATCGTTCCACACCGTTGCACAGGTTATGGCGGCGTTAGACGAGCGGGGAGTGTGA
- the hisQ_1 gene encoding Histidine transport system permease protein hisQ — MLQGYSQLILEGALVTLELALSSVLLALVIGLIGAGGKLSQNRLLSTVFGAYTTLIRGVPDLVLMLLIFYGLQIALNNLTELLGFAQIDIDPLSAGIITLGFIYGAYFTETFRGAYMAVSKGQIEAATAYGFTGSQIFRRILFPAMMRFALPGIGNNWQVILKATALVSILGLNDVVKATQLAGKGTYQPFFFAIVAGVVYLVFTTVSNGVLLWLERRYSLGVRRAEL, encoded by the coding sequence ATGCTGCAAGGCTATTCCCAATTGATATTAGAGGGGGCTCTGGTGACGCTGGAGCTGGCCCTCAGTTCCGTACTGCTGGCGCTGGTCATCGGTTTGATCGGTGCCGGCGGCAAGCTTTCCCAAAATCGCCTGCTTTCTACCGTGTTTGGCGCTTATACCACGCTGATCCGTGGCGTACCCGATCTGGTGCTGATGCTGCTGATTTTCTACGGCCTGCAAATTGCGCTCAACAACCTCACCGAACTGCTTGGCTTCGCGCAAATCGATATTGATCCGCTCAGCGCGGGCATCATCACCCTCGGGTTTATCTACGGCGCTTATTTCACTGAAACCTTTCGCGGTGCCTATATGGCGGTGTCGAAGGGGCAGATTGAAGCGGCAACGGCCTACGGCTTCACCGGTTCACAAATTTTCCGCCGCATTCTGTTCCCTGCGATGATGCGTTTTGCCCTGCCGGGCATTGGCAACAACTGGCAGGTGATCCTGAAGGCCACGGCGCTGGTGTCTATTCTGGGCCTCAATGACGTGGTGAAAGCCACTCAGTTGGCCGGTAAAGGCACCTATCAGCCGTTCTTCTTTGCGATCGTGGCCGGTGTGGTTTATCTGGTTTTCACTACCGTTTCCAATGGTGTGCTGCTGTGGCTTGAACGGCGTTATTCCCTGGGCGTCCGGAGGGCTGAGCTATGA
- the purF gene encoding Amidophosphoribosyltransferase, whose product MCGIVGIAGFMPVNQSIYDALMVLQHRGQDAAGIVTIDAHNGFRLRKANGLVKDVFEARHMQRLQGNMGIGHVRYPTAGSSSASEAQPFYVNSPFGLTLAHNGNLTNAHELRQKLFESGRRHINTTSDSEILLNVLASELDRFQHYPLESDNIFTAVAAMHQQLRGAYACVAMIIGHGLLAFRDPNGIRPLVIGKRQLEDGRNEYMVASESVALDTLGFEFLRDVAPGEAVYITEKGQLFTRQCAENPKTNPCLFEYVYFARPDSFMDKISVYSARVRMGQKLGEKIAREWEDLDIDVVIPIPETSCDIALEIARILDKPYRQGFVKNRYVGRTFIMPGQQARRKSVRRKLNANRAEFRDKNVLLVDDSIVRGTTSEQIVEMARDAGAKRVYLASAAPEIRFPNVYGIDMPSANELIAHGREVDEIRQIIGADGLIFQDLDDLIEAVREENPDITQFECSVFNGIYVTKDVDQSYLEYLESLRNDDAKEIRGQTEAENLEMHNEG is encoded by the coding sequence ATGTGCGGTATTGTCGGTATCGCCGGTTTTATGCCGGTAAACCAGTCGATTTATGATGCGTTGATGGTGCTTCAGCACCGTGGCCAGGATGCCGCAGGCATCGTCACCATAGATGCCCACAATGGGTTCCGTCTGCGTAAGGCCAACGGTCTGGTGAAGGATGTGTTTGAGGCACGCCATATGCAGCGCTTGCAGGGCAACATGGGTATTGGCCATGTGCGCTACCCAACGGCTGGCAGCTCCAGTGCCTCAGAGGCTCAACCCTTTTATGTAAACTCGCCGTTCGGCTTGACGCTGGCACACAACGGCAACCTGACCAACGCCCATGAGCTGCGCCAAAAGCTGTTTGAAAGCGGCCGCCGCCATATCAACACCACCTCCGATTCCGAGATCCTGCTGAACGTACTGGCCAGTGAGCTGGATCGTTTCCAACATTATCCGCTGGAATCCGACAACATTTTCACCGCCGTTGCCGCCATGCATCAGCAACTGCGTGGCGCTTACGCCTGCGTAGCGATGATCATCGGTCACGGTCTGCTGGCATTCCGTGACCCTAACGGTATCCGCCCGCTGGTGATCGGCAAGCGTCAGCTTGAAGATGGCCGCAATGAATATATGGTGGCTTCCGAGAGCGTCGCACTGGACACGCTGGGCTTCGAATTCCTGCGCGACGTAGCGCCGGGCGAAGCGGTGTATATCACCGAGAAGGGCCAACTGTTCACTCGCCAGTGTGCAGAGAACCCGAAAACCAACCCGTGCCTGTTCGAATACGTCTACTTCGCTCGCCCAGACTCCTTTATGGACAAGATTTCGGTCTACAGCGCACGCGTGCGCATGGGGCAGAAGTTGGGTGAGAAGATTGCCCGCGAGTGGGAAGATTTGGACATCGACGTGGTGATCCCAATCCCGGAAACGTCCTGTGATATCGCGTTGGAAATCGCGCGCATCCTGGATAAGCCATACCGTCAGGGCTTTGTGAAGAACCGCTATGTTGGCCGTACCTTTATTATGCCGGGCCAACAGGCGCGCCGTAAGTCGGTACGTCGTAAGTTGAACGCCAACCGTGCCGAGTTCCGCGACAAGAATGTGCTGTTGGTGGATGATTCCATCGTGCGCGGCACCACTTCAGAGCAGATCGTAGAGATGGCGCGTGACGCCGGGGCGAAACGAGTTTACCTGGCTTCCGCTGCGCCGGAAATTCGCTTCCCTAACGTCTACGGCATCGACATGCCGAGTGCCAACGAACTGATCGCCCACGGCCGTGAAGTGGACGAAATCCGCCAGATCATCGGTGCCGATGGTCTGATCTTCCAGGACCTGGACGATCTGATTGAAGCGGTACGCGAAGAGAACCCGGACATCACCCAGTTCGAATGCTCGGTATTCAACGGTATCTACGTCACCAAAGACGTCGACCAGAGCTACCTCGAATATCTGGAATCGCTGCGCAATGACGACGCCAAAGAAATACGTGGTCAGACCGAAGCCGAAAATCTGGAAATGCACAACGAAGGTTAA
- the hisM_1 gene encoding Histidine transport system permease protein hisM, with product MIEILQQYWQSLLWSDGYRFTGVAVTLWLLISSVVMGGLLAIPMAVARVSSITWVRFPVWLYTYIFRGTPLYVQLLVFYSGMYSLEIVRGTDFLNAFFRSGLNCTILALTLNTCAYTTEIFAGAIRSVSHGEIEAANAYGFSRFKMYRCIILPSALRTALPAYSNEVILMLHSTALAFTATVPDLLKIARDINAATYQPFYAFGIAAVLYLIISYGLISLFRKAEKRWMAHVNH from the coding sequence ATGATCGAGATTTTACAACAGTACTGGCAATCGCTGCTGTGGAGCGACGGTTACCGTTTCACCGGGGTCGCCGTCACCCTGTGGCTGCTGATTTCCTCGGTAGTAATGGGCGGTTTGCTGGCGATCCCGATGGCGGTGGCACGCGTTTCCTCCATCACCTGGGTGCGTTTCCCGGTTTGGCTCTACACCTATATATTCCGTGGTACGCCGCTGTACGTGCAGCTGCTGGTGTTTTACTCCGGTATGTACAGCCTGGAAATCGTGCGTGGGACGGACTTCCTCAACGCTTTCTTCCGCAGCGGGCTCAATTGCACCATTTTGGCGCTAACGCTGAACACCTGTGCTTACACCACCGAGATCTTCGCCGGGGCGATACGCTCGGTGTCGCACGGTGAAATCGAAGCGGCCAATGCTTACGGTTTCTCACGCTTCAAAATGTACCGCTGTATCATTTTGCCTTCAGCACTGCGCACCGCGCTGCCGGCCTACAGCAATGAAGTGATCCTGATGCTGCACTCGACCGCGCTGGCGTTCACCGCCACCGTGCCGGACCTGCTGAAGATAGCGCGAGACATCAATGCGGCGACCTACCAGCCGTTCTATGCCTTTGGCATTGCAGCGGTGCTGTATCTGATCATCTCTTACGGATTAATCAGCCTGTTCCGCAAGGCGGAAAAGCGCTGGATGGCACACGTTAATCACTGA
- the cvpA gene encoding Pur regulon 18 kDa protein, with protein MVWIDYVIIAVIGFSALVSLIRGFVREALSLVTWGCAFFVASHFYSYLAVYFTRFEDELVRNGIAIAILFIATLIVGAIVNYVISSLVEKTGLSGTDRVLGVCFGALRGVLIVSAILFFLDTFTGFSQSTDWKQSQLIPQFSYIIRWFFDYLQSTSSFLPTHLPGR; from the coding sequence ATGGTCTGGATTGATTACGTCATTATAGCGGTGATTGGATTTTCGGCTCTGGTGAGCCTGATCCGAGGGTTTGTTCGCGAAGCATTGTCACTTGTGACATGGGGATGTGCGTTTTTTGTTGCCAGCCATTTCTACTCTTACCTTGCGGTCTACTTCACTCGTTTTGAAGATGAACTGGTGCGAAACGGCATCGCGATTGCCATCTTGTTTATCGCGACCCTGATCGTAGGCGCTATTGTTAACTATGTGATTAGCTCACTGGTAGAGAAAACCGGGTTATCAGGCACCGACCGGGTGCTGGGCGTCTGTTTTGGCGCACTGCGCGGCGTGTTGATCGTTTCGGCGATACTGTTTTTCCTGGATACCTTTACCGGCTTCTCACAAAGTACCGACTGGAAACAGTCGCAGCTGATCCCCCAGTTCAGTTACATCATCAGGTGGTTCTTTGACTACCTGCAGAGCACGTCGAGTTTCTTGCCGACCCATTTACCGGGGCGGTAG